In the Adlercreutzia equolifaciens DSM 19450 genome, one interval contains:
- a CDS encoding tetratricopeptide repeat protein: MFDFFRKKGNNPEEPAKDGGSQNAAGATASGRTTRDALAEFTATPLPDAIDGLLFRVSMADPTDPTSSSGFDAYAARLLSEAEAPSLRAIAVEHPVELRRLNTTGLFWSIFDDSTISAGNRGTILRIESVLDRLALISKALEGDEGTAFVSATTESACSQLDWQVLRSIANDANDYLTAAERDNKLDTQYGTTGTRGGNWDLSTRLAAACEAMVLPFRLEYRFACDAGTGTIVASVSLPAPDVFPKSRFSSATGQWIDCTAQRPAAAAAYALRLAALIAAAAFGTSVGVTRVVVNGREGSIAGPTVMSLEFGRIPFTMGAMAKIRSGEFSAPATECDPAALFDMLHLAQFAVNIDEAGNLQPAEPLPVELSVPFTPVAEDTRPLPENLRGLLHADIVSDLDVMSEQNADLAARYRAIMEEKDDSLLLAVAQLEDIVAETSAAATSDVIADDLAQPAEPRRLLYCENVFARYLTSLVESDPAVRYVRASDIGQAARSSLSRIYRDMGDLDAAEAQARACIKLAPTSAPAYNDLITCFAEGDHYDRIIDVARDALRVAVTGNDIAYVYYRQAFAYWQTGRLPEALACYLRVPETSPMGEAALRERNDLVSEMGNNVPGSDWDPTACLRTAGVPLAPLDDVMEVVGRALIELCDANMPLAAAPLASLVASTQRNDILHAVAASLRQGV, from the coding sequence GTGTTCGATTTCTTCCGCAAAAAGGGCAACAACCCCGAGGAGCCCGCCAAAGACGGCGGCTCCCAGAACGCGGCCGGCGCCACCGCCTCGGGCCGCACCACCCGCGACGCGCTGGCGGAGTTCACCGCCACCCCGCTGCCCGACGCCATCGACGGCCTGCTGTTCCGCGTGTCCATGGCCGACCCGACCGACCCGACCTCGTCTTCGGGCTTCGACGCCTACGCCGCCCGCCTGCTCTCCGAGGCCGAGGCGCCCAGCCTGCGCGCCATCGCCGTGGAGCATCCGGTGGAGCTGCGCCGCCTGAACACCACGGGCCTGTTCTGGTCCATCTTCGACGACAGCACGATTTCAGCCGGCAACCGGGGCACCATTTTGCGCATCGAATCCGTCCTCGATCGTTTGGCCCTCATTTCGAAGGCCTTGGAAGGCGACGAGGGCACCGCCTTTGTGAGCGCCACGACCGAGAGCGCCTGCAGCCAGCTGGACTGGCAGGTGCTGCGTTCCATCGCCAACGATGCCAACGATTACCTGACCGCCGCCGAACGCGATAACAAGCTGGACACCCAGTACGGCACGACGGGCACCCGCGGCGGCAACTGGGATCTCTCCACGCGTCTGGCCGCCGCCTGCGAGGCCATGGTGCTCCCCTTCCGCCTGGAATACCGCTTCGCCTGCGATGCTGGCACGGGCACTATTGTGGCCAGCGTGTCGCTGCCCGCTCCCGACGTGTTCCCGAAATCCCGCTTCAGCAGCGCCACGGGCCAGTGGATCGACTGCACTGCGCAACGTCCTGCCGCCGCGGCCGCCTACGCCCTGCGGCTTGCGGCCCTCATCGCCGCCGCCGCTTTCGGCACCTCCGTCGGCGTGACGCGCGTCGTCGTGAACGGTCGCGAGGGTTCCATCGCGGGCCCGACCGTGATGTCTTTGGAGTTCGGCCGCATCCCCTTCACCATGGGCGCCATGGCGAAAATCCGCAGCGGCGAGTTCTCCGCGCCGGCCACCGAATGCGACCCGGCTGCGCTGTTCGACATGCTGCATCTGGCCCAGTTCGCCGTCAACATCGACGAGGCGGGCAACTTGCAGCCCGCCGAGCCGCTGCCGGTGGAGCTGTCGGTTCCCTTCACCCCCGTGGCCGAGGACACCCGTCCTTTGCCGGAGAACCTGCGCGGGCTTCTGCATGCCGACATCGTGAGCGATTTGGACGTTATGAGCGAGCAGAACGCCGATCTGGCCGCCCGCTACCGCGCCATCATGGAGGAGAAGGACGACTCGCTGCTTCTGGCGGTGGCCCAGCTGGAGGACATCGTCGCCGAGACGAGCGCCGCCGCGACGAGCGACGTCATAGCGGACGACCTCGCCCAGCCCGCCGAGCCGCGCCGCCTTCTGTACTGCGAGAACGTCTTCGCCCGCTATCTGACGAGCCTCGTGGAAAGCGACCCCGCCGTGCGCTACGTGCGCGCCTCGGACATCGGTCAGGCGGCCCGTTCATCGCTCTCGCGCATCTACCGCGACATGGGCGACTTGGACGCCGCCGAGGCCCAGGCCCGAGCCTGCATCAAGCTGGCCCCCACAAGCGCCCCGGCCTACAACGACCTCATCACCTGCTTCGCCGAGGGCGACCACTACGACCGGATCATCGACGTGGCCCGCGATGCCCTGCGCGTGGCCGTCACCGGGAACGACATCGCCTATGTGTATTACCGGCAGGCCTTCGCCTACTGGCAGACGGGACGTTTGCCCGAGGCGCTGGCCTGCTACCTGCGCGTGCCGGAGACGAGCCCCATGGGCGAGGCCGCCCTGCGCGAGCGCAACGACTTGGTGAGCGAGATGGGCAACAACGTGCCCGGCAGCGATTGGGATCCCACGGCCTGCCTGCGCACGGCCGGCGTGCCCTTGGCGCCCCTGGACGACGTGATGGAAGTGGTGGGCCGCGCGCTCATCGAGCTCTGCGACGCCAACATGCCGCTGGCCGCCGCTCCCTTGGCGAGCCTCGTGGCGAGCACCCAGCGCAACGACATCCTCCACGCCGTAGCCGCCAGCCTACGCCAGGGCGTGTAA
- a CDS encoding helix-turn-helix domain-containing protein, with the protein MKERQGARAQARTRSEGNDASEVAPFLSMYLDGPRARLLLGFAAFSAWVNLLIGFEGFLRDTVVYGGGVVRDPLFVAALLLGGALLIAAALRQRPFLQLPEDGEMPRWRGAAVCGILGSLSGVAGVALSSSATTAGSVVMTLAVVLGMMAAVFIARYTLAWGVLIASFDLREMMVALCTALCLQWVPFIAVQFLGAVGKAVLAGGLPLLSLWGLRGFTSTPSESASSREGSSAGEAEGDSRWMVARMAAALFCFAFVVQFVWTCNVVMTSEPLDQGLFWLVYLCVFVACAVIMIAILCLMDRWGAYRMELFYRAAFAFGVVGSAALPLAYNHLFFSYAVIYVAYALMSAAMWLLVWSVVFMRHVPPRRVVGLVFGLQYIALPCGFGAAKLMQQLAAASASSDLLPYVGFSAIALLVVAFVFVLPERTLLLLSPRLLRLSHESLDERCREVAVTHGLTERETEIFALLARGRDVGYIEKELFISRNTVNTHRKNLYRKLGIHTQQELLSLIEASLN; encoded by the coding sequence GTGAAGGAACGTCAGGGCGCGCGGGCGCAAGCGAGGACGAGAAGCGAAGGGAACGACGCTTCGGAAGTTGCCCCCTTCCTCTCGATGTATCTTGACGGTCCCCGGGCTCGTCTGCTTCTGGGATTTGCCGCGTTTAGCGCTTGGGTCAATTTGCTCATCGGCTTTGAGGGGTTTCTGCGCGATACCGTTGTCTACGGGGGAGGCGTCGTTCGCGACCCGCTTTTCGTCGCGGCGCTGCTCTTGGGAGGGGCTCTGCTCATTGCGGCGGCCTTGCGCCAGCGGCCTTTTCTCCAGCTGCCGGAAGACGGCGAGATGCCGCGATGGAGGGGAGCTGCGGTCTGTGGGATCTTGGGGTCGCTTTCCGGTGTGGCGGGCGTCGCCCTCAGCTCCTCCGCTACGACCGCAGGTTCTGTGGTAATGACCTTGGCGGTGGTTCTCGGTATGATGGCCGCCGTGTTCATTGCTCGCTACACCCTTGCTTGGGGAGTGCTCATCGCCTCGTTTGATCTGCGGGAGATGATGGTGGCGCTCTGCACGGCCCTGTGCCTGCAATGGGTGCCCTTTATCGCGGTGCAGTTTCTCGGTGCTGTTGGCAAAGCCGTGCTTGCAGGAGGCCTCCCCCTGCTATCGTTGTGGGGTCTTCGGGGGTTTACCAGCACCCCTTCGGAGAGCGCCTCGAGCCGCGAAGGCTCGAGTGCCGGCGAAGCGGAAGGCGATTCCCGGTGGATGGTGGCTCGAATGGCCGCAGCGCTATTCTGCTTCGCCTTCGTGGTGCAGTTCGTCTGGACTTGCAACGTGGTCATGACGAGCGAGCCTTTGGATCAGGGCCTGTTCTGGCTCGTATACCTGTGCGTGTTCGTCGCCTGCGCCGTCATTATGATCGCCATTCTTTGCCTCATGGACCGGTGGGGCGCCTATCGTATGGAACTGTTCTACCGTGCGGCCTTCGCCTTCGGTGTTGTGGGCTCGGCCGCGCTGCCTCTGGCCTACAACCACCTGTTCTTCTCCTACGCGGTGATTTATGTCGCCTATGCGCTCATGTCGGCTGCGATGTGGTTGCTGGTTTGGAGTGTGGTGTTCATGCGCCATGTGCCGCCGCGCCGCGTTGTGGGACTTGTGTTCGGCCTCCAGTACATCGCGCTGCCTTGCGGTTTCGGTGCGGCTAAGCTTATGCAGCAGCTCGCGGCGGCCTCTGCGTCATCGGATCTGCTTCCCTATGTCGGCTTCTCCGCTATTGCGCTGCTCGTCGTCGCCTTCGTGTTCGTCTTGCCGGAGCGCACGCTGCTTTTGCTCTCGCCGCGGCTTTTGCGGCTCTCCCATGAGTCGCTGGACGAGCGCTGTCGCGAAGTTGCCGTGACCCATGGCCTCACCGAACGGGAGACGGAGATCTTCGCCCTTCTTGCCCGCGGGCGCGATGTGGGCTATATCGAAAAGGAGCTCTTCATCTCCCGCAACACGGTGAACACTCATCGGAAGAATCTCTACCGCAAGCTGGGCATCCATACCCAGCAAGAGCTCCTGTCGCTTATCGAGGCCAGTCTGAACTGA
- a CDS encoding FAD-dependent oxidoreductase, with product MKHHHNIDELREALADKRGRIALSRRGFLQGAGVMAAGAAAAGMIAGCSPQTEGSSNASDPRGGETMATTGSTAAATGNEGKTMGEVLGAGWLGEEPEIAEDEIASVQEADIIVCGAGHAGTATARRAAELGAKVIVVEMQPEDTFSALGNDIGHLNSSWQLDRVGIPEYSVVDFMNEYQMYGAGRVQPTLLSQFANRSGEALDWFIDGYTETEKDELIPLNWPVVEGYNYKKGPFTSYVGTCQFGGSVGMTDAVKRSQEKAKAAGAQFVYGQAAVRLVHNEDGTEVTGVIAKDSNSGEYTQYNGRAVVLACGDIGSNSAMYNAICRENYELGEYKDCSAMSGRDGSGIAMAMRIGAKVEIATGGDMGSHAFIPLSPMEGVECLWLNKYGERYCNEAFGGPLLSGCAGAREPGDRAYLVWGNDWQEVFLNQLAGHLAPKEWDADAIANVKSYMDAAVGSGAEGDDTSGKFLYCADTLEELCDYMGMEEGVKANTLAAIEKWNAAHDAGIDTEFGRDPETMWPIKDGPFYGYPCSKRIGGGSLVATSGLLVTGRQQVQGQGFEPIKGLFACGNTSGGRFPMGYNGIMNGVSIGMCLCLGYTLGEYLATEDFDRYCTLGAGNADIKQSDKGMAGPPPGSGEGDAEGGAPGGDGAPAGDGAEGGAPAGGAPTGGAPA from the coding sequence ATGAAGCACCATCACAACATCGATGAGCTGCGCGAGGCCCTGGCCGACAAGCGCGGGCGCATCGCGCTGAGCCGTCGCGGCTTTCTGCAAGGCGCCGGCGTTATGGCTGCCGGCGCTGCGGCCGCGGGCATGATCGCTGGATGCAGCCCGCAAACCGAAGGCTCTTCGAACGCTTCCGATCCGCGCGGCGGCGAGACCATGGCCACCACGGGAAGCACCGCTGCCGCCACGGGCAACGAGGGCAAGACTATGGGCGAGGTGCTCGGTGCCGGCTGGCTCGGGGAGGAACCCGAGATCGCCGAAGACGAGATCGCCTCGGTTCAGGAAGCCGACATTATCGTGTGCGGCGCGGGCCATGCCGGCACCGCCACCGCCCGTCGTGCCGCAGAGCTCGGCGCGAAGGTCATCGTCGTTGAAATGCAGCCCGAGGACACCTTCAGCGCGCTCGGCAACGACATCGGCCATCTGAACTCTTCCTGGCAGCTCGATCGAGTCGGCATTCCGGAGTATTCGGTTGTCGACTTCATGAACGAGTACCAGATGTACGGCGCCGGCCGTGTGCAGCCGACGCTGCTCTCCCAGTTCGCCAATCGCTCCGGCGAGGCCCTCGACTGGTTCATCGACGGCTACACTGAGACCGAGAAGGACGAGCTCATTCCCCTCAACTGGCCCGTTGTCGAGGGGTACAACTACAAGAAGGGGCCCTTCACTTCTTATGTGGGCACCTGCCAGTTCGGCGGCTCCGTGGGCATGACCGACGCCGTCAAGCGCTCTCAAGAAAAGGCCAAGGCCGCCGGCGCCCAATTCGTCTACGGGCAGGCCGCCGTGCGCCTTGTGCACAACGAGGACGGCACCGAGGTCACCGGCGTCATCGCCAAGGACTCCAACTCCGGTGAGTACACCCAGTACAACGGTCGCGCCGTGGTGCTCGCCTGCGGCGACATCGGCAGCAACTCCGCTATGTACAACGCCATCTGCCGCGAGAACTACGAATTGGGCGAGTACAAGGATTGCTCGGCCATGTCCGGTCGCGACGGCTCCGGCATCGCCATGGCCATGCGCATCGGCGCCAAGGTGGAAATCGCCACCGGCGGCGACATGGGCAGTCATGCGTTCATTCCGCTGTCCCCCATGGAGGGCGTCGAATGCCTGTGGCTGAACAAGTACGGCGAACGCTACTGCAACGAGGCTTTCGGCGGCCCGTTGCTTTCCGGCTGCGCCGGCGCCCGCGAGCCGGGCGACCGCGCCTATCTGGTGTGGGGCAACGACTGGCAGGAAGTGTTCCTGAACCAGCTGGCGGGACACCTTGCCCCGAAGGAATGGGACGCGGACGCCATCGCCAACGTCAAGTCCTACATGGACGCCGCCGTGGGCTCGGGCGCCGAGGGCGACGACACCTCGGGCAAATTCCTCTATTGCGCCGACACCTTGGAGGAGTTGTGCGATTACATGGGTATGGAAGAGGGCGTGAAGGCCAACACCCTCGCCGCTATCGAGAAGTGGAACGCCGCCCATGACGCCGGCATCGATACCGAGTTCGGCCGCGACCCGGAGACCATGTGGCCCATCAAGGACGGTCCCTTCTACGGCTATCCCTGCAGCAAGCGCATAGGCGGCGGATCGCTCGTGGCCACGTCCGGCCTGCTCGTGACCGGGCGTCAGCAGGTGCAGGGCCAGGGCTTCGAGCCCATCAAGGGCCTTTTTGCCTGCGGAAACACCTCTGGCGGCCGCTTCCCCATGGGATACAACGGCATCATGAACGGTGTGTCCATCGGCATGTGCCTGTGCCTCGGCTACACGTTGGGCGAGTATCTCGCGACCGAGGACTTCGATCGCTATTGCACGCTCGGTGCCGGCAACGCCGACATCAAGCAGTCCGACAAGGGCATGGCCGGTCCGCCGCCGGGCAGCGGCGAAGGCGATGCCGAGGGTGGCGCGCCCGGCGGCGACGGAGCCCCAGCCGGCGACGGTGCCGAGGGCGGCGCACCAGCCGGCGGTGCCCCGACCGGCGGTGCCCCCGCTTAG
- a CDS encoding glutamine synthetase III, translating into MSKVTDLYGSMVFNEHVMRERLPKTTYKQLMKTIKEGAPLNEDVANVVAHAMKEWAIEKGATHYTHWFQPLTGITSEKHDSFIDPTDDGCAIMTFSGKELIQGEPDASSFPSGGLRATFEARGYTAWDPTSYAFIKDEVLCIPTAFCSYTGEALDKKTPLLRSMKAIETQGRRVLDLFGDDSSDRITTTLGAEQEYFLISEKDYERRLDIMLTGRTLFGYPPVKGQELEEHYFGAIRPTVNEFMKELDDELWALGISAKTKHNEVAPAQHELAPIFAETNRAVDENLLTMEKMKLLASHYGLVCLQHEKPFESINGSGKHNNWSISAGGRNLLDPGENPMENLRFLVFLTGVIQAVDEYQELLRMSAASAGNDHRLGANEAPPAIVSMFLGDELGAIVEALIDDHDYTSAERVAMDLGVDVLPNFIKDNTDRNRTSPFAFTGNKFEFRMPGSAQNLSDVNMVLNTAMAKSLKEFADQMEGKTGDEFEAAAIDYIKRTLRDHERIIFNGDGYSEEWEKEAARRGLANHRTTADALPCLVDQKSIDLFTEFGVLTEDEIRSRYEVKLEKYNKIMNIEIRAMKRLVRRDYLPAINRYAAKLANGISAIKNVLPEGDTSFMKDKLEKLVAGAAEINRQLEKLHELHHASREIENQQERANMNAHEIIPVMDALREAVDAMEIIVERDAWPVPTYNEILFYA; encoded by the coding sequence ATGTCGAAAGTGACCGATCTGTACGGCTCCATGGTATTCAACGAGCACGTCATGCGCGAGCGCTTGCCGAAGACCACCTACAAGCAGCTGATGAAGACCATCAAAGAAGGCGCCCCCCTGAACGAGGACGTGGCCAACGTCGTCGCCCACGCCATGAAAGAGTGGGCCATCGAGAAGGGCGCCACCCACTACACCCACTGGTTTCAGCCGCTGACGGGCATCACCTCCGAGAAGCACGACAGCTTCATCGATCCCACTGATGACGGCTGCGCCATCATGACGTTCTCGGGCAAAGAGCTCATCCAGGGTGAGCCCGACGCCTCCAGCTTCCCCTCCGGCGGCCTGCGTGCCACCTTCGAGGCTCGCGGCTACACCGCCTGGGATCCCACCTCCTACGCCTTCATCAAGGACGAGGTGCTCTGCATTCCCACGGCCTTCTGCTCTTACACCGGCGAGGCGCTCGATAAGAAAACGCCGCTTCTCCGTTCCATGAAGGCCATCGAGACCCAGGGCCGTCGCGTGCTTGATCTGTTCGGCGACGACTCCTCCGATCGCATCACTACGACGCTGGGCGCCGAGCAGGAGTACTTCCTCATCTCCGAGAAGGACTACGAGCGCCGTCTCGATATCATGCTCACGGGCCGCACGCTGTTCGGCTATCCGCCGGTGAAGGGCCAAGAGCTGGAGGAGCACTACTTCGGCGCTATTCGCCCCACGGTGAACGAGTTCATGAAGGAGCTCGACGACGAGCTGTGGGCGCTCGGCATCTCCGCGAAGACGAAGCACAACGAGGTGGCGCCGGCCCAGCACGAGTTGGCGCCCATCTTCGCCGAGACGAACCGCGCGGTAGACGAGAACCTGCTTACCATGGAGAAGATGAAGCTTCTGGCGAGCCACTACGGTCTCGTGTGCCTGCAGCACGAAAAGCCCTTCGAGAGCATCAACGGGTCGGGCAAGCACAACAACTGGTCCATCTCCGCCGGCGGGCGCAACCTGCTGGATCCGGGCGAGAACCCCATGGAGAACCTGCGCTTCCTCGTGTTCCTCACCGGCGTCATTCAGGCGGTCGACGAGTACCAGGAGCTTTTGCGCATGTCGGCGGCCTCGGCGGGCAACGATCATCGCCTGGGGGCCAACGAGGCGCCGCCGGCCATCGTTTCCATGTTCCTCGGCGACGAGCTGGGCGCCATTGTGGAGGCGCTTATCGACGACCACGACTACACCTCGGCCGAGCGCGTCGCCATGGATCTCGGCGTTGATGTGCTGCCGAACTTCATCAAGGACAACACCGACCGCAACCGCACGAGCCCCTTCGCGTTTACCGGCAACAAGTTCGAGTTCCGCATGCCCGGGAGCGCTCAGAACCTGTCGGATGTGAACATGGTGCTGAACACGGCCATGGCCAAGTCGCTGAAAGAATTCGCCGACCAGATGGAAGGCAAGACCGGCGACGAGTTCGAGGCGGCCGCCATCGACTACATCAAGCGCACTCTGCGCGATCACGAGCGCATCATCTTTAACGGCGACGGCTACTCCGAGGAGTGGGAGAAGGAAGCCGCGCGCCGCGGCTTGGCGAACCATCGCACCACGGCCGACGCGCTGCCGTGCCTGGTAGATCAGAAGTCTATCGACCTGTTCACTGAATTCGGCGTGCTCACCGAGGACGAGATTCGCTCCCGCTACGAGGTGAAGCTGGAGAAGTACAACAAGATCATGAACATCGAGATCCGCGCTATGAAGCGTCTCGTGCGTCGCGACTATCTGCCGGCCATCAACCGCTATGCCGCCAAGCTCGCCAACGGCATCAGCGCTATCAAAAACGTGCTGCCGGAGGGCGACACGTCGTTCATGAAGGATAAGTTAGAGAAGCTCGTGGCCGGTGCCGCCGAGATCAACCGCCAGCTGGAGAAGCTGCACGAGCTGCATCACGCCTCCCGCGAGATTGAGAACCAGCAGGAGCGTGCGAACATGAACGCGCACGAGATCATCCCCGTGATGGACGCCCTGCGCGAGGCGGTGGACGCCATGGAGATCATCGTCGAGCGCGACGCCTGGCCGGTGCCCACCTACAACGAGATTCTTTTCTATGCTTAA
- a CDS encoding FAD-dependent oxidoreductase, whose product MSAAATAADLGMDFMVCDKAGDVQASRHWVGAVNSRWQKEAGINTDTNKLLNELTRYASGKCSQDVWKVWINESGETIEYLNDILAAAGMEIYLDVDDYDHPTGGTDYYVPIQQHMWYSPAVAEAVPPALWGDASAQAGMARNKILADYIASKGTEVSFGYKLAKLMREESGRVTGAIFETNDGYVQVDAAKGVLLATGGYAANPVMLSALAPAVLDSCTAADKMPNCTGDGIRAGLWAGARMDRESAPMIFDRGAVSPGVDCGLEGEGMDADFPGVCPENVLGSLPFLKVNRRGERFFNESAPYDWCAAAAANQPGGVWCSVFDANASADAARFQVVGCAKIGAQVLQGFPPEEAVAVFPGGRQLLEQGALKKADTLEELANQLGLPQDAFLATVERYNELYDKQVDEDYGKEAFRLSEIRTAPFYGCWFGGSLLTTLDGLKINANMQVLDQALEPIPGLYAAGDCSGSVFSGNYPEYLVGCAIGRTLTEGRHAVRYISENE is encoded by the coding sequence ATGTCGGCTGCTGCTACCGCCGCTGATCTGGGTATGGACTTCATGGTGTGTGACAAGGCGGGTGACGTGCAGGCGTCGCGGCATTGGGTGGGCGCCGTCAATAGTCGGTGGCAGAAGGAGGCCGGCATCAACACCGATACGAACAAGTTGCTGAACGAATTGACGCGCTACGCCTCGGGCAAGTGCTCCCAGGACGTGTGGAAGGTCTGGATCAACGAGAGCGGCGAGACGATCGAGTACCTGAACGACATTTTGGCCGCCGCTGGCATGGAGATCTACCTGGATGTGGACGATTACGATCACCCAACGGGTGGTACCGACTACTACGTTCCCATTCAACAGCATATGTGGTATTCCCCTGCGGTGGCCGAAGCGGTGCCTCCGGCTCTTTGGGGGGACGCCTCCGCTCAGGCCGGAATGGCTCGCAACAAGATTCTGGCGGATTATATCGCCTCCAAGGGCACCGAGGTCTCCTTCGGCTATAAGTTGGCCAAGCTTATGCGCGAGGAGAGCGGTCGTGTCACGGGAGCGATTTTCGAGACGAACGATGGCTATGTGCAGGTGGATGCTGCTAAGGGTGTCCTCCTTGCCACAGGAGGCTATGCTGCGAACCCTGTGATGCTCTCGGCGCTGGCGCCGGCCGTTCTGGATTCCTGCACTGCTGCCGACAAAATGCCGAACTGTACGGGTGACGGCATCAGGGCCGGCCTGTGGGCCGGTGCGCGCATGGATCGGGAATCTGCGCCGATGATTTTCGACCGCGGTGCGGTGTCCCCTGGAGTGGACTGCGGTCTTGAGGGCGAGGGCATGGACGCCGACTTCCCCGGCGTCTGCCCGGAGAACGTTCTCGGCAGCCTGCCCTTCCTGAAGGTCAACCGCCGCGGCGAGCGTTTCTTTAACGAGTCGGCTCCCTACGATTGGTGCGCTGCAGCCGCGGCGAATCAGCCGGGCGGGGTGTGGTGCTCCGTATTCGACGCCAATGCGAGCGCCGATGCCGCGCGGTTTCAGGTTGTTGGCTGCGCGAAGATCGGCGCGCAGGTGTTGCAGGGCTTTCCGCCCGAGGAGGCTGTGGCGGTGTTTCCTGGAGGACGGCAGCTGCTCGAACAGGGCGCTCTCAAGAAGGCCGATACGCTGGAAGAGCTGGCCAATCAGCTTGGCTTGCCCCAGGATGCCTTTCTCGCCACGGTGGAGCGCTACAATGAGCTGTACGACAAGCAGGTTGATGAGGACTACGGCAAGGAGGCGTTCCGCCTGTCGGAGATTCGCACGGCTCCGTTCTATGGCTGCTGGTTCGGTGGCTCGTTGCTTACCACGCTCGATGGTCTGAAGATAAACGCGAACATGCAAGTGCTCGACCAGGCGCTGGAGCCCATTCCCGGACTGTATGCTGCCGGAGATTGCAGCGGCAGCGTGTTCTCGGGCAACTACCCCGAGTACCTCGTCGGTTGCGCCATAGGCCGCACGCTCACCGAAGGGCGTCACGCTGTCCGCTACATCAGCGAGAACGAGTAG
- a CDS encoding helix-turn-helix domain-containing protein, translated as MRIEQLRSFIAIYETASFTAAAEQLYTSQPAVSRHATQLEEELGGPLFVRTTRQVAPPRPATCFTRRPTLPSRSLTRGSQRARL; from the coding sequence ATGCGCATCGAACAGCTTCGTAGCTTCATCGCCATTTACGAAACCGCGTCCTTCACCGCTGCAGCCGAGCAGCTGTACACATCGCAGCCGGCAGTGAGCCGCCATGCGACTCAGCTGGAAGAAGAGCTGGGAGGTCCACTTTTCGTTCGCACAACAAGGCAGGTAGCCCCACCAAGGCCGGCAACGTGCTTTACGAGAAGGCCCACACTGCCCTCGCGCTCATTGACGAGGGGGTCGCAGCGTGCAAGGCTCTGA
- a CDS encoding LysR substrate-binding domain-containing protein, with product MLYEKAHTALALIDEGVAACKALNSHCGRVAVGYEYMYMDQISVPWLQEYKDSISSHTLIDLVEQPLPQLFKGLLEERVDCVFVGLTKEAIIPAYLEKRAITSMEEVIFVGPEHPLAGRPFVTIDDLLDEEFVYPLIKPTSRESVVVRDFEERGKSPRCTTTLHQPSALNVVERGSAIIDLPAKYALESPHLVRVPYQSANQITYFFIWNRANDNESFAQFRTFVEEKIAALQD from the coding sequence GTGCTTTACGAGAAGGCCCACACTGCCCTCGCGCTCATTGACGAGGGGGTCGCAGCGTGCAAGGCTCTGAACAGCCATTGCGGTAGAGTTGCCGTTGGGTACGAGTATATGTACATGGATCAGATCAGCGTCCCCTGGCTGCAAGAGTACAAAGACAGCATCAGCAGCCATACCCTGATCGACCTCGTGGAACAACCTTTGCCGCAGCTGTTCAAGGGACTTTTAGAGGAGCGCGTCGACTGCGTCTTCGTTGGCTTGACGAAAGAGGCGATCATTCCAGCCTACCTTGAGAAACGCGCTATTACCTCAATGGAAGAAGTGATCTTCGTTGGACCCGAGCACCCCCTGGCAGGCCGCCCCTTCGTCACCATAGACGATCTCCTCGATGAGGAATTTGTATACCCGCTCATCAAACCCACCTCTCGCGAGAGCGTCGTCGTGAGGGATTTCGAAGAGCGCGGCAAGAGTCCCCGCTGCACCACAACCCTTCACCAGCCAAGCGCCTTGAACGTCGTGGAGCGCGGGAGCGCCATTATCGACCTCCCGGCAAAATATGCCCTTGAGAGCCCCCATCTGGTGCGCGTCCCTTACCAGTCGGCCAACCAGATTACCTACTTTTTCATCTGGAACCGCGCCAACGACAACGAGTCCTTTGCCCAGTTCCGCACTTTCGTGGAGGAGAAGATCGCCGCGCTGCAGGACTGA